In Rattus rattus isolate New Zealand chromosome 9, Rrattus_CSIRO_v1, whole genome shotgun sequence, a genomic segment contains:
- the LOC116908972 gene encoding 40S ribosomal protein S27: MPLAKDLLHPSPEEEKRKHKKKRLVQSPNSYFMDVKCPGCYKITTVFSHAQTVVLCVGCSTVLCQPTGGKARLTEGCSFRRKQH, from the coding sequence ATGCCTCTCGCAAAGGAtctccttcatccctctccagaagaggagaagaggaaacacaagaaaaagcgCCTGGTGCAGAGCCCCAATTCCTACTTTATGGATGTGAAATGCCCAGGATGCTATAAAATCACCACGGTCTTTAGCCATGCACAAACGGTAGTCTTGTGTGTTGGCTGCTCCACTGTACTCTGTCAGCCTACAGGTGGAAAAGCAAGGCTGACAGAAGGATGCTCCTTCAGGAGGAAGCAGCACTGA
- the Cep131 gene encoding centrosomal protein of 131 kDa, with amino-acid sequence MKGSRTISATPEGSPEGVDLSLIGLPLPMSQRPGSASAAKSIFRSVSVATGSEPRKKALEATGPGGPRAINNLRRSNSTTQVNQSWTGSPRPAEPTDFLMLFEGSTSGRRRVASFSKVSSEKGATWNVLDDQPRDFASPASSQSPSTLDCALGPRRKECSLAPSFTANNRSNKGAVGNCVTTMVHNHYASSKKVSPPKSSNQTAPSLNNIVKAAAREGGEGSDFGKPRKNFSSGSQSTRGTTGLLRRKEVTEEEAERFIWQVNQAAVTIQRWYRCQVQRRRTGAASLEHLLASKREGQRQWLGSGNLLDLHRQEEAARKKAREEKARQARQAAIQELQQKRAQKAREVEHRPPKDRPETRALEQPRPTQEPPSMPSSVTHPKANNAGASLYPTGPADPCPPASESFPERRPSPEDKPQDAHAQVEAREDLAALASTRSKTRARATLDDLLDTLKLLEEEPEPLLHPKAYHQDRYAWMDEEEDTNPLTADNLEKFGKLSAAPGPPDDGTLLSEAKLQSIMTFLDEMEKSGQEWPAPWRESLVLEAGPRSLELGSEGTTSVMRLKLELEEKKQAMILLQRALAQQRDLATRRVKETEKELSRQLRQQKEQYEATIQRHLSFIDQLIEDKKVLSEKCEAVVAELKQGDQRCRERVAQMQEQHELEIKKLKELMSATEKIRREKWINEKTKKIKEITVRGLEPEIQKLIAKHKQEVRRLRGLHEAELQQREEQATQRHLRQAEELREHLEREREALGQQERERAQQRLEQHLEQEQRALEQQRRRLYTEVAEEKERLGQQAARQRVELEELRQQLEESSAALTRALRAEFERSREEQEGRHQMELKALKDQLEAERQAWVASCAKKEEAWLLTRERELKEEIRKGRDQEIELVIHRLEADMTLAKEESERAAESRVKRVRDKYETELAELEQSERKLQERCTELKGRLGEAEGEKERLQSLVRQKEKELDDLRVVNTQMCSERASLAQVVRQEFAEQLAASQEETQRVKAELAELRARQQMELDEVHRRVKTALARKEAAVNSLRKQHEAAEKRADHLEELLEQHKGPSLSSK; translated from the exons ATGAAAGGTTCACGGACCATCAGTGCCACTCCCGAAGGCAGTCCAGAAGGTGTGGACTTGAGTCTGATTGGCCTCCCTCTACCCATGTCCCAGCGGCCCGGCAGTGCCTCTGCCGCAAAGTCTATTTTCCGCTCCGTGTCTGTGGCCACAGGCAGTGAGCCGAGAAAAAAGGCACTG GAGGCCACTGGGCCTGGGGGCCCCCGAGCTATCAACAATCTTCGAAGATCCAACAGTACTACACAGGTCAACCAGTCATGGACCGGCTCCCCCAG GCCAGCAGAGCCCACCGACTTCCTAATGCTCTTTGAGGGTAgcaccagtgggagaagaaggGTGGCCAGTTTTAGCAAGGTGTCCAGCGAGAAGGGAGCCACGTGGAATGTCTTG GATGACCAGCCTAGGGACTTTGCTTCACCAGCCAGCAGTCAGAGTCCCAGCACCCTCGACTGTGCCTTGGGCCCACGGAGGAAGGAGTGTTCCCTGGCGCCGAGCTTCACTGCTAACAACAg GAGCAACAAAGGAGCCGTGGGCAACTGTGTTACCACCATGGTGCATAACCACTACGCCTCCTCGAAGAAGGTGTCTCCTCCCAAGAGCTCCAACCAGACAGCCCCCTCCCTCAA CAATATTGTGAAGGCAGCAGCTCGTGAGGGCGGTGAGGGCAGCGACTTTGGGAAGCCTCGGAAGAACTTCTCCAGTGGCAGTCAGTCCACTCGGGGCACCACCGGCCTGCTGAGGCGGAAGGAGGTGACTgaggaggaagctgagag GTTCATCTGGCAGGTAAACCAGGCCGCAGTCACCATCCAACGCTGGTACCGCTGCCAGGTACAGAGGCGCCGAACAGGAGCAGCAAGCCTCGAGCACCTGCTGGCGTCCAAGCGAGAG GGGCAGAGGCAATGGTTGGGAAGTGGGAACCTTCTGGACCTGCACCGGCAGGAGGAGGCAGCAAGGAAGAAGGCCCGGGAGGAGAAGGCTCGCCAGGCCAGGCAGGCAGCCATTCAG GAGCTGCAGCAGAAGCGAGCCCAGAAAGCTCGGGAAGTGGAGCACAGGCCACCTAAGGACAGACCAGAGACCAGGGCACTGGAGCAGCCTCGACCCACCCAGGAGCCGCCCTCCATGCCCAGCAGCGTCACACACCCCAAGGCCAACAATGCTG GTGCCAGCCTCTACCCCACAGGCCCCGCAGAcccctgccctcctgcctctgaATCATTCCCAGAGCGACGGCCGTCTCCAGAGGACAAGCCACAG GATGCCCATGCCCAGGTTGAAGCCAGAGAGGACTTGGCAGCGTTGGCCTCAACCAGGAGCAAGACCAGGGCCAGAGCAACCCTGGATGATCTTCTGGACACGCTGaagctgctggaggaggagcctGAGCCGCTGCTTCACCCCAAGGCCTACCATCAGGACAGATACGCCTGGATGGATGAG GAGGAGGATACCAACCCCCTGACTGCAGACAACCTGGAGAAGTTTGGGAAACTCAGTGCAGCCCCTGGCCCCCCCGACGACGGGACCCTACTCTCCGAGGCCAAGCTGCAGAGCATCATGACCTTCCTGGACGAGatggagaagtcagggcaggagtgGCCTGCACCCTGGCGGGAG AGCCTGGTGCTAGAGGCGGGCCCAaggtccctggaactggggtcTGAGGGAACTACGTCCGTGATGCGGCTGAAGCTGGAGCTAGAGGAGAAGAAACAGGCCATGATTCTGCTGCAGAGAGCTCTG GCGCAACAGCGGGACCTCGCCACTCGCCGTGttaaggagacagagaaggagctgagccGGCAGCTGCGGCAGCAGAAGGAGCAGTACGAGGCCACCATCCAGCGGCACTTGTCCTTCATTGACCAG CTGATCGAAGACAAGAAAGTCCTTAGCGAGAAGTGTGAGGCGGTGGTGGCTGAGCTGAAGCAGGGGGACCAGCGGTGTCGGGAGCGTGTGGCACAGATGCAGGAGCAGCACGAACTG GAGATCAAGAAACTCAAAGAACTCATGAGCGCCACCGAGAAAATCCGGCGTGAGAAGTGGATTAACGAGAAAACGAAAAAGATCAAGGAAATCACAGTCAGAG GTCTAGAGCCTGAGATCCAGAAACTAATTGCCAAGCACAAGCAGGAGGTGAGGAGGCTCAGGGGCCTGCATGAGGCTGAGCTGCAACAGCGCGAGGAGCAGGCCACACAGCGCCACCTGCGTCAGGCAGAGGAGCTGCGGGAGCACCTGGAGCGGGAGAGGGAGGCGCTGGGCCAGCAAGAGCGGGAGCGAGCCCAGCAGAG GTTAGAGCAGCACCTGGAGCAGGAACAGCGGGCCTTGGAGCAGCAGCGGCGACGGCTCTACACTGAGGTGGCTGAGGAGAAGGAGCGACTGGGCCAGCAGGCAGCCAG GCAGCGggtggagctggaggagctgaggcagcAGCTGGAGGAGAGCAGTGCAGCCCTCACTCGAGCCCTGAGAGCCGAGTTTGAGAGGAGCcgagaggagcaggaggggaggcaCCAG ATGGAGCTGAAGGCCCTGAAGGACCAGCTGGAAGCTGAGAGACAGGCGTGGGTGGCCAGCTGTGCCAAGAAGGAG GAAGCATGGCTGCTGACCAGGGAACGTGAGCTGAAGGAGGAGATCCGAAAAGGCCGAGACCAAGAGATTGAGTTGGTCATCCACCGGCTGGAGGCTGATATGACCCTGGCTAAGGAGGAGAGCGAGAGAGCAGCCGAGAGCCG TGTGAAGCGTGTACGTGACAAGTACGAGACCGAGCTCGCGGAGCTGGAGCAGTCGGAGCGCAAGCTTCAGGAGCGGTGCACAGAGCTGAAAGGCCGTCTGGGAGAGGCTGAAGGGGAGAAGGAGCGGCTGCAGTCTCTAGTACGccagaaagagaaggagctggaCGACCTGCGGGTG GTAAACACACAGATGTGCAGTGAGCGGGCCAGCCTGGCCCAAGTGGTGCGACAGGAGTTTGCTGAGCAGCTGGCAGCCTCCCAGGAGGAGACCCAGAGGGTGAAGGCAGAGCTCGCAGAGCTGCGGGCCCGTCAGCAGATGGAGCTAGATGAGGTGCATCGGAG GGTGAAGACGGCTCTAGCGAGGAAGGAGGCAGCCGTGAACAGTCTTCGGAAACAGCACGAG GCTGCCGAGAAGCGGGCGGACCACCTGGAGGAGCTGCTGGAGCAACACAAAGGGCCATCTTTGAGTTCCAAGTGA